In a genomic window of Salmo trutta chromosome 32, fSalTru1.1, whole genome shotgun sequence:
- the kat2a gene encoding histone acetyltransferase KAT2A isoform X1, whose product MSDPAAQALQPRLHQAQSGGTAGSNAAAVGSGSGNSDPVRPGLSQQQRASQKKAQVRAFPRAKKLEKLGVFSACKASDTCKCNGWKNPQPPTATRSVDLQQQAASLSESCRSCGHALAAHVSHLENVSEEEINRLLGMVVDVENLFMSVHKEEDTDTKQVYFYLFKLLRKCILQMSQPIVEGSLGSPPFQKPNIEQGVLNFVQYKFSHLAPRERQTMFELSKMFLLCLNYWKLETPTQFRQRSQKDDGTAYKVDYTRWLCYCHVPQSNDSLPRYETTQVFGRSLLKSIFTVTRRQLLEKFRVEKDKLLPEKRTLILTHFPKFLSMLEEEIYGENSPIWEADFTMPASEGGQLGHQLVISPAAVSGSPSFSKGMNSGSSLGSLGLDSGVAEPITGEKRKLPEVLTLEDAKRIRVMGDIPMELVNEVMMTITDPAAMLGPETSLLSANAARDETARLEERRGIIEFHVIGNSLSQKSNKKILMWLVGLQNVFSHQLPRMPKEYITRLVFDPKHKTLALIKDGRVIGGICFRMFPTQGFTEIVFCAVTSNEQVKGYGTHLMNHLKEYHIKHSILYFLTYADEYAIGYFKKQGFSKDIKVTKSRYLGYIKDYEGATLMECELNPRIPYTELSHIIKRQKEIIKKLIERKQSQIRKVYPGLTCFKEGVRQIPVESIPGIRETGWKPSAKEKVKELKDPDVLYNMLKNLLAQVKTHPDSWPFMEPVKKTEAPDYYEIIRFPIDLKTMTERLKNRYYVTKKLFIADLQRVITNCREYNPPDSEYCKCANTLEKFFYFKLKEGGLIEK is encoded by the exons ATGTCGGACCCGGCGGCACAGGCCTTGCAACCCCGGCTACATCAAGCTCAGTCTGGTGGGACTGCTGGGTCTAACGCTGCTGCGGTGGGATCTGGATCGGGGAACAGTGACCCAGTCAGACCAGGTCTTAGCCAACAACAGCGGGCGAGTCAGAAAAAAGCCCAAGTCAGAGCTTTTCCACGGGCGAAAAAGCTCGAGAAACTCGGCGTCTTCTCCGCTtgcaag GCTAGTGACACATGCAAGTGCAATGGCTGGAAGAACCCACAACCGCCGACTGCCACCCGAAGTGTGGATTTACAGCAACAAGCGGCCAGCCTTAGCGAGTCCTGCCGCAGCTGCGGGCATGCCCTGG CGGCCCATGTGTCCCACCTGGAGAACGTGTCAGAGGAGGAGATCAACAGGCTGCTGGGCATGGTGGTGGATGTGGAGAACCTCTTTATGTCTGTGCACAAGGAGGAGGACACTGACACCAAGCAGGTCTACTTCTACCTCTTCAAG CTGCTGAGAAAATGCATCTTGCAGATGAGTCAGCCGATAGTGGAGGGATCATTGGGGAGTCCCCCCTTTCAGAAGCCCAACATTGAGCAG GGAGTGTTGAACTTCGTTCAGTACAAATTCAGCCACCTGGCACCCAGAGAGAGGCAGACGATGTTTGAGCTCTCCAAGATGTTCCTCCTGTGTCTGAACTACTGGAAGCTGGAGACTCCCACGCAGTTCCGCCAGCGGTCCCAGAAGGATGATGGCACAGCCTACAAAGTGGACtacaccag GTGGCTATGCTACTGCCATGTCCCCCAGAGTAACGACAGCCTGCCGCGCTACGAGACCACGCAGGTGTTTGGCCGCAGTCTGCTCAAGTCAATCTTCACCGTGACGCGCCGCCAGCTCCTGGAGAAGTTCCGAGTGGAGAAGGACAAGCTCCTACCAGAGAAACGCACACTCATCCTCACACACTTTCCCAA GTTTCTGTCTATGCTAGAGGAGGAGATCTATGGGGAAAACTCTCCCATCTGGGAAGCTGACTTCACCATGCCTGCCTCAGAGGGGGGCCAGCTGGGTCACCAGTTAG TGATCAGCCCTGCTGCAGTGTCGGGCTCGCCCTCCTTCTCTAAGGGCATGAACAGTGGCTCTTCGCTAGGCAGTCTGGGGCTGGACTCTGGCGTGGCTGAGCCCATAACAG gagagaagaggaagctTCCAGAAGTTCTGACCCTGGAGGACGCTAAGAGGATCAGAGTGATGGGAGACATCCCAATGGAGTTGGTCAATGAGGTCATGATGACCATCACTGACCCGGCTGCCATGTTGGGCCCAGAG ACGAGTCTGCTGTCTGCCAATGCTGCTCGTGATGAGACAGCCAGGTTAGAGGAGAGGCGGGGCATCATAGAGTTCCATGTCATAGGGAACTCTCTTTCCCAGAAGTCCAACAAGAAGATTCTGATGTGGCTGGTGGGCTTGCAGAACGTCTTCTCCCACCAGCTGCCTCGCATGCCCAAAGAGTACATCACACGCCTGGTGTTTGACCC GAAGCACAAGACTCTGGCCCTAATCAAAGATGGCCGTGTCATCGGGGGGATCTGTTTCAGGATGTTCCCCACCCAGGGCTTCACTGAGATCGTCTTCTGTGCCGTCACATCCAACGAGCAAGTCAAG GGCTACGGTACTCACCTGATGAACCACCTAAAGGAGTACCACATCAAGCACAGCATCCTGTACTTCCTCACCTACGCTGATGAGTACGCCATTGGCTACTTCAAGAAGCAG GGTTTTTCCAAAGACATCAAAGTGACTAAGAGTCGTTACCTTGGTTACATCAAGGACTACGAGGGGGCTACCCTCATGGAGTGTGAGCTAAATCCCAGAATCCCCTACACAGAGCTCTCTCATATCATCAAGAGGCAGAAAGAG ATCATTAAGAAGCTGATTGAGAGGAAGCAGAGCCAGATCAGGAAGGTATACCCAGGACTCACCTGCTTCAAAGAGGGGGTACGGCAGATCCCTGTGGAGAGCATCCCTGGCATCA GGGAGACAGGCTGGAAGCCCAGTGCAAAGGAGAAAGT GAAAGAGTTGAAAGACCCTGACGTGTTGTACAACATGCTGAAGAATCTCCTGGCCCAGGTCAAG ACTCACCCTGATTCCTGGCCCTTCATGGAGCCCGTGAAAAAGACTGAGGCTCCAGACTACTACGAGATCATACGCTTCCCCATTG ATCTGAAGACCATGACGGAGAGGCTGAAGAACAGATACTATGTGACCAAGAAGCTCTTCATAGCAGACCTGCAGCGCGTCATTACCAACTGCCGTGAATACAACCCCCCGGACAGCGAGTACTGCAAGTGTGCCAACACACTGGAGAAGTTCTTCTACTTTAAGCTGAAGGAAGGGGGCTTGATCGAGAAGTGA
- the kat2a gene encoding histone acetyltransferase KAT2A isoform X2 produces MSDPAAQALQPRLHQAQSGGTAGSNAAAVGSGSGNSDPVRPGLSQQQRASQKKAQVRAFPRAKKLEKLGVFSACKASDTCKCNGWKNPQPPTATRSVDLQQQAASLSESCRSCGHALAAHVSHLENVSEEEINRLLGMVVDVENLFMSVHKEEDTDTKQVYFYLFKLLRKCILQMSQPIVEGSLGSPPFQKPNIEQGVLNFVQYKFSHLAPRERQTMFELSKMFLLCLNYWKLETPTQFRQRSQKDDGTAYKVDYTRWLCYCHVPQSNDSLPRYETTQVFGRSLLKSIFTVTRRQLLEKFRVEKDKLLPEKRTLILTHFPKFLSMLEEEIYGENSPIWEADFTMPASEGGQLGHQLVISPAAVSGSPSFSKGMNSGSSLGSLGLDSGVAEPITGEKRKLPEVLTLEDAKRIRVMGDIPMELVNEVMMTITDPAAMLGPETSLLSANAARDETARLEERRGIIEFHVIGNSLSQKSNKKILMWLVGLQNVFSHQLPRMPKEYITRLVFDPKHKTLALIKDGRVIGGICFRMFPTQGFTEIVFCAVTSNEQVKGYGTHLMNHLKEYHIKHSILYFLTYADEYAIGYFKKQGFSKDIKVTKSRYLGYIKDYEGATLMECELNPRIPYTELSHIIKRQKEVRGLSIGSPPIVGYTG; encoded by the exons ATGTCGGACCCGGCGGCACAGGCCTTGCAACCCCGGCTACATCAAGCTCAGTCTGGTGGGACTGCTGGGTCTAACGCTGCTGCGGTGGGATCTGGATCGGGGAACAGTGACCCAGTCAGACCAGGTCTTAGCCAACAACAGCGGGCGAGTCAGAAAAAAGCCCAAGTCAGAGCTTTTCCACGGGCGAAAAAGCTCGAGAAACTCGGCGTCTTCTCCGCTtgcaag GCTAGTGACACATGCAAGTGCAATGGCTGGAAGAACCCACAACCGCCGACTGCCACCCGAAGTGTGGATTTACAGCAACAAGCGGCCAGCCTTAGCGAGTCCTGCCGCAGCTGCGGGCATGCCCTGG CGGCCCATGTGTCCCACCTGGAGAACGTGTCAGAGGAGGAGATCAACAGGCTGCTGGGCATGGTGGTGGATGTGGAGAACCTCTTTATGTCTGTGCACAAGGAGGAGGACACTGACACCAAGCAGGTCTACTTCTACCTCTTCAAG CTGCTGAGAAAATGCATCTTGCAGATGAGTCAGCCGATAGTGGAGGGATCATTGGGGAGTCCCCCCTTTCAGAAGCCCAACATTGAGCAG GGAGTGTTGAACTTCGTTCAGTACAAATTCAGCCACCTGGCACCCAGAGAGAGGCAGACGATGTTTGAGCTCTCCAAGATGTTCCTCCTGTGTCTGAACTACTGGAAGCTGGAGACTCCCACGCAGTTCCGCCAGCGGTCCCAGAAGGATGATGGCACAGCCTACAAAGTGGACtacaccag GTGGCTATGCTACTGCCATGTCCCCCAGAGTAACGACAGCCTGCCGCGCTACGAGACCACGCAGGTGTTTGGCCGCAGTCTGCTCAAGTCAATCTTCACCGTGACGCGCCGCCAGCTCCTGGAGAAGTTCCGAGTGGAGAAGGACAAGCTCCTACCAGAGAAACGCACACTCATCCTCACACACTTTCCCAA GTTTCTGTCTATGCTAGAGGAGGAGATCTATGGGGAAAACTCTCCCATCTGGGAAGCTGACTTCACCATGCCTGCCTCAGAGGGGGGCCAGCTGGGTCACCAGTTAG TGATCAGCCCTGCTGCAGTGTCGGGCTCGCCCTCCTTCTCTAAGGGCATGAACAGTGGCTCTTCGCTAGGCAGTCTGGGGCTGGACTCTGGCGTGGCTGAGCCCATAACAG gagagaagaggaagctTCCAGAAGTTCTGACCCTGGAGGACGCTAAGAGGATCAGAGTGATGGGAGACATCCCAATGGAGTTGGTCAATGAGGTCATGATGACCATCACTGACCCGGCTGCCATGTTGGGCCCAGAG ACGAGTCTGCTGTCTGCCAATGCTGCTCGTGATGAGACAGCCAGGTTAGAGGAGAGGCGGGGCATCATAGAGTTCCATGTCATAGGGAACTCTCTTTCCCAGAAGTCCAACAAGAAGATTCTGATGTGGCTGGTGGGCTTGCAGAACGTCTTCTCCCACCAGCTGCCTCGCATGCCCAAAGAGTACATCACACGCCTGGTGTTTGACCC GAAGCACAAGACTCTGGCCCTAATCAAAGATGGCCGTGTCATCGGGGGGATCTGTTTCAGGATGTTCCCCACCCAGGGCTTCACTGAGATCGTCTTCTGTGCCGTCACATCCAACGAGCAAGTCAAG GGCTACGGTACTCACCTGATGAACCACCTAAAGGAGTACCACATCAAGCACAGCATCCTGTACTTCCTCACCTACGCTGATGAGTACGCCATTGGCTACTTCAAGAAGCAG GGTTTTTCCAAAGACATCAAAGTGACTAAGAGTCGTTACCTTGGTTACATCAAGGACTACGAGGGGGCTACCCTCATGGAGTGTGAGCTAAATCCCAGAATCCCCTACACAGAGCTCTCTCATATCATCAAGAGGCAGAAAGAGGTGAGAGGACTCTCTATAGGAAGTCCTCCCATTGTGGGGTACACAGGTTGA
- the LOC115171112 gene encoding ras-related protein Rab-5C — protein sequence MAGRGGPARTNGAAASNKICQFKLVLLGESAVGKSSLVLRFVKGQFHEYQESTIGAAFLTQTVCLDDTTVKFEIWDTAGQERYHSLAPMYYRGAQAAIVVYDITNTDTFTRAKNWVKELQRQASPNIVIALAGNKADLANKRAVDFQEAQAYADDNSLLFMETSAKTAMNVNEIFMAIAKKLPKNEPAGGASGRAGGRAGVDLQEAAPQAGGSKCCGGN from the exons ATGGCAGGTCGAGGAGGACCAGCACGGACCAACGGCGCGGCGGCCAGCAACAAGATCTGCCAGTTCAAGCTGGTGCTGCTGGGAGAGTCAGCGGTGGGCAAGTCCAGCTTGGTGCTGCGCTTCGTCAAGGGCCAGTTCCACGAGTACCAGGAGAGCACCATCGGAG CTGCCTTCCTCACACAGACCGTCTGCTTGGATGACACAACAGTTAAGTTTGAGATCTGGGACACTGCAGGGCAGGAACGGTATCACAGCCTGGCCCCTATGTACTACAGAGGAGCGCAGGCTGCCATCGTGGTCTATGACATCACCAACACA GATACATTCACACGTGCAAAGAACTGGGTGAAGGAGCTCCAACGACAAGCCAGCCCTAACATTGTTATTGCACTGGCAGGGAACAAAGCTGACCTGGCCAACAAAAGAGCTGTGGACTTCCAG gAAGCACAAGCGTACGCAGATGACAACAGTTTGCTCTTCATGGAGACTTCAGCCAAGACGGCCATGAACGTCAATGAGATCTTTATGGCCATAG CCAAGAAGCTTCCTAAGAACGAGCCAGCGGGTGGAGCCAGTGGCCGGGCCGGTGGTCGGGCAGGAGTGGACCTGCAGGAAGCCGCCCCACAGGCTGGTGGTAGCAAGTGCTGTGGTGGGAACTAA